In the genome of Streptococcus oralis, one region contains:
- the obgE gene encoding GTPase ObgE, with protein MSMFLDTAKIKVKAGNGGDGMVAFRREKYVPNGGPWGGDGGRGGNVVFVVDEGLRTLMDFRYNRHFKAESGEKGMTKGMHGRGAEDLRVRVPQGTTVRDAETGKVITDLIAHGQEFIVAHGGRGGRGNIRFATPKNPAPEISENGEPGQERELQLELKILADVGLVGFPSVGKSTLLSVITSAKPKIGAYHFTTIVPNLGMVRTQSGESFAVADLPGLIEGASQGVGLGTQFLRHIERTRVILHVIDMSASEGRDPYEDYLAINKELESYNLRLMERPQIIVANKMDMPESQENLKVFKEKLAANYDEFEELPAIFPISGLTKQGLAPLLDATAELLDKTPEFLLYDESDMEEEAYYGFDEEEKAFEISRDDDATWVLSGEKLMKLFNMTNFDRDESVMKFARQLRGMGVDEALRARGAKDGDLVRIGKFEFEFVD; from the coding sequence ATGAGTATGTTTTTAGATACAGCCAAGATCAAGGTCAAGGCTGGTAATGGTGGCGATGGTATGGTTGCCTTTCGCCGTGAAAAGTATGTCCCGAATGGCGGTCCTTGGGGTGGCGATGGCGGACGTGGTGGTAACGTTGTTTTCGTTGTAGACGAAGGCTTGCGTACCTTGATGGATTTTCGCTATAACCGTCATTTCAAGGCTGAATCCGGTGAAAAAGGGATGACTAAAGGAATGCATGGACGTGGTGCAGAAGATCTTCGTGTTCGCGTGCCACAGGGGACTACTGTACGTGATGCAGAAACAGGTAAAGTCATTACAGACTTGATTGCACATGGTCAAGAATTTATCGTGGCTCATGGCGGTCGAGGTGGTCGAGGAAACATCCGTTTTGCGACACCAAAAAATCCTGCACCTGAAATCTCTGAGAATGGAGAACCAGGTCAAGAACGTGAGTTGCAACTGGAATTAAAAATCTTGGCGGATGTCGGCTTGGTCGGTTTCCCATCTGTTGGAAAGTCCACTCTGCTTAGTGTCATTACTTCAGCGAAACCAAAAATCGGCGCCTACCACTTTACGACAATTGTGCCAAATCTAGGTATGGTCCGTACCCAGTCAGGTGAATCTTTTGCAGTAGCAGATCTTCCAGGTTTGATTGAAGGGGCCAGTCAAGGTGTTGGTCTTGGAACCCAGTTTCTCCGTCATATCGAACGCACACGAGTTATCCTCCATGTCATCGATATGTCTGCTAGCGAAGGACGTGATCCTTACGAGGATTACCTTGCTATCAATAAAGAGCTGGAATCCTATAACCTTCGTCTCATGGAGCGTCCGCAGATTATCGTAGCCAACAAGATGGATATGCCTGAAAGCCAGGAAAATCTTAAAGTCTTCAAGGAAAAATTGGCAGCAAATTACGACGAGTTTGAGGAACTTCCAGCCATCTTCCCTATTTCTGGATTGACCAAGCAAGGGTTGGCGCCCCTTTTGGATGCGACAGCTGAATTGTTGGATAAGACTCCTGAGTTCTTGCTCTATGATGAGTCTGATATGGAAGAAGAAGCTTATTATGGCTTTGATGAGGAAGAAAAAGCCTTTGAAATTAGTCGTGATGATGATGCGACATGGGTACTTTCTGGTGAAAAACTCATGAAACTCTTTAACATGACCAACTTTGATCGTGATGAGTCTGTCATGAAGTTTGCTCGTCAGTTACGTGGTATGGGGGTTGACGAAGCCCTTCGTGCGCGTGGAGCCAAGGATGGAGACTTGGTCCGAATCGGTAAATTTGAGTTTGAATTTGTAGACTAG
- a CDS encoding DUF4044 domain-containing protein translates to MAFGDNGKRKKTMFEKVTLFVVLIMLFVTLAGIFATALGAFSRF, encoded by the coding sequence ATGGCTTTTGGAGATAATGGAAAACGTAAAAAAACAATGTTTGAAAAAGTAACGCTTTTTGTCGTGCTAATTATGTTGTTTGTAACCCTTGCTGGTATCTTTGCGACAGCACTTGGAGCTTTTAGCAGATTCTAA
- a CDS encoding PspC domain-containing protein, with the protein MAKKFMRSGRDQKIGGVCAGVAHYFDIDPTIVRVIWGVLAFCYGAGVLAYLILWVIAPVSSEY; encoded by the coding sequence ATGGCAAAAAAATTTATGAGAAGTGGTAGAGATCAAAAAATTGGAGGCGTTTGCGCAGGTGTAGCCCACTATTTTGATATTGACCCTACCATTGTACGTGTGATTTGGGGCGTTCTTGCCTTTTGTTATGGGGCAGGGGTACTTGCTTACTTGATTTTATGGGTAATTGCACCTGTTTCTAGCGAATATTAA
- a CDS encoding glycosyltransferase family 4 protein, with protein MRIGLFTDTYFPQVSGVATSIRTLKTELEKQGHAVFIFTTTDKDVNRYEDWQIIRIPSVPFFAFKDRRFAYRGFTKALEIAKQYQLDIIHTQTEFSLGLLGIWIARELKIPVIHTYHTQYEDYVHYIAKGMLIRPSMVKYLVRGFLHDVDGVICPSEIVRDLLSKYKVKVEKRVIPTGIELAKFERPEIKEENLKELRSKLGIQEGEKMLLSLSRISYEKNIQAVLNAFAEVLKEEDKVKLVVAGDGPYLDSLKEQAGKLQIQDHVIFTGMIAPSETALYYKAADFFISASTSETQGLTYLESLASGTPVIAHGNPYLDNLISDKMFGTLYYGEQELAGAILEALIATPDMNEQKLADKLYEISAENFGKRVHEFYLDAMISNKFEQELRGDEPMTQRFLKTILYLPQQAVSAPVKESKRILKASKEQLSSIRDYWRD; from the coding sequence ATGCGAATTGGTTTATTTACTGACACCTATTTCCCTCAGGTTTCCGGGGTTGCGACTAGTATTCGGACTTTGAAAACTGAGCTTGAAAAGCAGGGGCATGCAGTTTTTATCTTTACAACGACTGATAAAGACGTGAACCGATACGAGGATTGGCAAATTATTCGAATTCCGAGTGTCCCTTTCTTTGCATTTAAGGATCGACGATTTGCCTACCGAGGTTTTACAAAGGCGCTTGAAATTGCCAAGCAGTATCAACTCGATATCATTCATACCCAGACTGAATTTTCACTTGGTTTGTTAGGGATTTGGATTGCGAGAGAATTGAAAATTCCAGTTATTCATACCTACCATACCCAGTATGAAGACTATGTGCATTACATTGCTAAGGGCATGCTGATTCGGCCAAGTATGGTAAAATATCTGGTACGGGGCTTCCTTCACGATGTGGATGGAGTGATTTGTCCTAGTGAAATTGTGCGGGACCTTCTATCTAAGTACAAAGTCAAGGTTGAAAAGCGTGTTATCCCTACTGGTATCGAGTTAGCTAAATTTGAACGCCCTGAGATCAAAGAGGAAAACTTGAAAGAACTTCGTTCGAAGTTAGGCATTCAGGAAGGCGAGAAAATGCTGCTGAGCCTTTCGCGTATTTCTTATGAGAAGAATATCCAAGCAGTTCTAAATGCCTTCGCTGAGGTATTGAAAGAAGAAGACAAGGTGAAGTTGGTTGTTGCTGGAGACGGACCTTATCTGGATAGCCTGAAAGAACAAGCAGGGAAATTGCAGATCCAAGATCATGTGATTTTTACTGGTATGATTGCTCCAAGCGAGACAGCCTTGTACTATAAGGCTGCAGATTTCTTCATCTCTGCCTCTACGAGTGAAACTCAGGGCTTAACTTATCTAGAGAGTTTAGCCAGTGGAACGCCTGTCATTGCTCATGGCAATCCTTATCTTGATAACCTGATCAGTGATAAAATGTTTGGAACCCTCTATTATGGAGAACAGGAGTTAGCAGGGGCTATTTTGGAGGCCTTGATTGCCACTCCGGATATGAATGAGCAGAAGTTGGCGGATAAGTTGTATGAGATTTCGGCTGAGAATTTTGGGAAACGAGTTCATGAGTTTTATCTCGATGCGATGATTTCAAATAAATTTGAGCAGGAACTACGTGGAGATGAACCTATGACACAGCGATTCTTAAAAACTATTTTGTACCTACCTCAGCAGGCTGTTTCAGCTCCGGTTAAGGAGTCTAAACGAATATTAAAGGCTTCTAAAGAGCAATTGTCTAGCATCCGAGATTACTGGAGAGATTAG
- a CDS encoding glycosyltransferase family 4 protein: MENEKLRINMLSSSEKVAGQGVSGAYRELVRLLHRDAKDQLIVTENLPVEADVTHFHTIDFPYYLSTFQKKRSGRKIGYVHFLPDTLEGSLKIPFFLKGIIKRYVFSFYNRMEHLVVVNPMFIEDLVAAGIPREKVTYIPNFVNKEKWHPLPADQVAQLRQEMDLAEDQFVVIGAGQVQKRKGIDDFIRLAEELPEITFIWAGGFSFGGMTDGYERYKKIMDNPPKNLIFPGIVPPERMRELYAMADLFLLPSYNELFPMTILEAASCEAPIMLRDLDLYKVILEGNYRATSDVSEMREAILEYKNDQEALKDLKEKAREISKEYSEEHLLEIWLKFYREQAALGKK, translated from the coding sequence ATGGAAAACGAAAAATTGCGTATCAATATGCTAAGTTCAAGTGAAAAAGTAGCTGGTCAAGGAGTATCAGGCGCCTACCGTGAGTTGGTACGCCTCCTACATCGAGATGCCAAAGACCAGTTGATTGTTACGGAGAATCTTCCTGTAGAGGCAGATGTAACTCACTTTCATACCATTGATTTCCCCTATTATTTATCTACTTTCCAAAAGAAACGCTCGGGGAGAAAAATTGGCTATGTTCATTTTTTGCCTGATACGCTTGAGGGGAGTTTGAAAATTCCATTTTTCTTAAAGGGAATTATCAAACGCTATGTTTTTTCCTTTTACAACCGAATGGAACACTTGGTGGTGGTCAATCCCATGTTTATCGAGGATTTGGTGGCAGCTGGTATTCCACGTGAAAAAGTAACTTATATTCCTAACTTTGTAAATAAGGAAAAATGGCATCCATTGCCAGCTGACCAAGTAGCACAACTTCGTCAGGAAATGGATTTAGCTGAAGATCAGTTTGTTGTTATCGGTGCAGGTCAGGTTCAGAAACGTAAAGGAATTGATGACTTTATCCGCCTTGCGGAGGAATTGCCAGAAATTACTTTTATCTGGGCTGGAGGTTTTTCATTTGGCGGGATGACAGATGGTTATGAACGCTATAAAAAAATCATGGATAATCCACCTAAAAATCTAATTTTCCCAGGTATTGTTCCTCCAGAGCGAATGCGGGAGCTCTATGCTATGGCGGATCTGTTCTTGCTACCAAGTTACAACGAATTATTCCCTATGACCATCTTAGAGGCGGCAAGTTGCGAGGCGCCGATTATGTTAAGGGATTTGGACTTGTATAAGGTCATCCTTGAAGGGAATTATCGTGCTACAAGTGATGTTTCTGAGATGAGAGAAGCAATCCTAGAATACAAGAATGACCAGGAAGCCTTAAAAGACTTGAAAGAAAAAGCTCGCGAGATCTCCAAAGAGTACTCTGAGGAGCATTTGTTGGAAATCTGGTTAAAATTTTATCGGGAACAGGCTGCTTTGGGCAAAAAGTGA
- a CDS encoding metal-sulfur cluster assembly factor gives MAYTEEQIEAIKTRILNALEEVIDPELGIDIVNLGLIYEIRFDGETGHTEIDMTLTTMGCPLADLLTDQIHDAMTDVPEVTNTEVKLVWYPAWTVEKMSRYARIALGIK, from the coding sequence ATGGCTTATACAGAAGAGCAAATTGAGGCTATTAAAACACGTATTTTAAACGCCTTGGAAGAAGTAATCGACCCTGAGTTGGGAATTGATATTGTCAATTTGGGTTTGATTTATGAAATTCGTTTTGATGGTGAAACAGGTCACACTGAAATTGATATGACCTTGACAACTATGGGCTGCCCATTGGCTGACCTTTTGACAGACCAGATACACGATGCGATGACAGATGTGCCCGAGGTAACCAACACCGAGGTCAAATTGGTCTGGTATCCAGCTTGGACAGTTGAAAAAATGAGCCGATACGCACGTATCGCCCTAGGAATTAAATAA
- the rpoD gene encoding RNA polymerase sigma factor RpoD: protein MATKQKEVTTFDVQVADFIRNHKKTGTATDDEINSSLVIPFTLDADGIEDLLQRIQDAGISITDNEGNPSARVLSAEEEPELSDEDLIGSTSAKVNDPVRMYLKEIGVVPLLTNEEEKELALAVEAGDIEAKQRLAEANLRLVVSIAKRYVGRGMQFLDLIQEGNMGLMKAVDKFDYSKGFKFSTYATWWIRQAITRAIADQARTIRIPVHMVETINKLVREQRNLLQELGQDPTPEQIAERMDMTPDKVREILKIAQEPVSLETPIGEEDDSHLGDFIEDEVIENPVDYTTRIVLREQLDEVLDTLTDREENVLRLRFGLDDGKMRTLEDVGKVFNVTRERIRQIEAKALRKLRQPSRSKPLRDFIED from the coding sequence ATGGCAACAAAACAAAAAGAAGTAACCACATTTGATGTGCAAGTAGCAGACTTTATCCGTAACCACAAAAAAACAGGAACAGCAACAGACGACGAAATCAATTCAAGTCTGGTTATTCCTTTTACTTTGGATGCAGACGGCATTGAAGACCTTTTGCAACGGATTCAGGATGCTGGAATTTCTATCACAGATAATGAAGGAAATCCAAGTGCGCGTGTTCTTAGTGCAGAAGAAGAACCAGAACTCAGTGATGAGGACTTGATTGGCTCAACTTCTGCCAAGGTTAATGACCCAGTCCGTATGTATTTGAAGGAAATCGGGGTCGTTCCTCTCTTGACCAACGAAGAGGAAAAAGAATTGGCCCTAGCAGTTGAGGCTGGTGATATTGAAGCCAAACAACGTCTTGCAGAAGCCAACCTTCGTTTGGTGGTTTCGATTGCTAAGCGCTACGTAGGGCGTGGCATGCAGTTTCTGGATTTGATCCAAGAAGGAAACATGGGCTTGATGAAGGCCGTTGACAAGTTTGATTACTCTAAAGGATTTAAGTTTTCAACTTACGCAACTTGGTGGATTCGTCAGGCAATCACTCGTGCCATCGCTGACCAGGCCCGCACTATTCGTATCCCTGTTCACATGGTTGAAACGATTAACAAGCTTGTCCGTGAACAGCGAAATCTCCTTCAAGAATTGGGGCAAGATCCAACTCCTGAACAAATCGCTGAGCGTATGGATATGACACCTGATAAGGTGCGTGAAATCCTAAAAATCGCCCAAGAGCCAGTATCGCTTGAAACACCGATTGGTGAAGAGGACGATAGTCATCTTGGGGACTTTATTGAAGACGAAGTGATTGAAAATCCAGTGGACTACACAACTCGTATCGTCTTGCGTGAGCAGTTGGATGAGGTTTTGGATACTCTTACAGATCGTGAAGAGAACGTTCTGCGCCTTCGTTTCGGACTAGATGATGGTAAAATGCGTACTCTTGAAGATGTTGGGAAAGTCTTTAACGTGACTCGTGAGCGTATCCGTCAGATCGAGGCCAAGGCTTTGAGAAAACTACGTCAACCAAGTCGCAGCAAACCGCTTCGTGATTTTATTGAAGATTAA
- the dnaG gene encoding DNA primase has protein sequence MVDKQVIEEIKNNANIVEVIGDVISLQKAGRNYLGLCPFHGEKTPSFNVVEDKQFYHCFGCGRSGDVFKFIEEYQGVSFMEAVQLLGERVGIQLAMPVQSRPQQVSPHQALYDMHEEAARFYHAILMTTKMGEEARAYLYKRGLTDDVLKHFQIGLAPAERTYLYQRLADKFEEKDLLDSGLFYLSDGNQFYDTFFGRIIFPLTNDKGQVIAFSGRIWQETDSQTAKYKNSRSTAIFNKSYELYHLDKAKKGTGKITELYLMEGFMDVIAAYRAGIENAVASMGTALSKEHVDHLKRFTKKIVLSYDGDKAGQAATAKALEELKDFSVEVVRVPDAMDPDEYLQKNSAEDLAYLLTKTRISPIEFYIHQLKPENSDNLQAQIEFIEKIAPLIAKEKSITAQNSYIHILADNLPSFDYQQVEQIVNESRIVQRQERVKEEQPPAAISLPVTRQLTAVMRAEAHLLYRMAENPVVLNDYRLREDFFFDTPEFQILYELLSEQGEIGSEELSHQTPEVENAWYHVLSLDLPVEMSPQELAEVEATRNRALLSKDNLRIKKKVQEASHVGDTDTALEELQRLISQKRRME, from the coding sequence ATGGTTGACAAGCAAGTCATTGAAGAAATCAAAAACAATGCCAACATTGTGGAAGTCATAGGAGATGTGATTTCTTTACAAAAGGCTGGACGGAACTATTTAGGGCTCTGTCCTTTTCATGGTGAGAAGACCCCCTCTTTCAACGTTGTGGAAGACAAGCAGTTTTATCACTGTTTTGGTTGTGGTCGTTCAGGAGATGTTTTTAAGTTCATCGAAGAATACCAAGGCGTGTCCTTCATGGAAGCCGTTCAGCTCTTAGGGGAGCGCGTCGGTATTCAACTAGCCATGCCTGTCCAGTCTCGTCCTCAACAGGTTTCGCCTCATCAAGCTTTATATGATATGCATGAAGAAGCTGCCCGTTTTTACCATGCCATCCTCATGACGACCAAGATGGGAGAAGAAGCAAGGGCTTATCTCTACAAACGCGGATTGACAGATGATGTTCTGAAGCACTTTCAGATTGGGCTAGCTCCAGCAGAGAGAACCTATCTCTATCAACGTTTGGCTGACAAGTTTGAGGAAAAGGATTTATTGGATTCTGGCTTGTTTTATCTGTCAGATGGTAATCAGTTTTATGATACCTTTTTCGGACGGATCATCTTTCCTTTGACCAATGACAAGGGGCAGGTTATTGCCTTTTCAGGTCGTATCTGGCAGGAAACTGATAGTCAGACTGCCAAGTACAAAAATAGTCGCTCGACTGCAATTTTTAACAAGAGTTACGAATTGTATCATTTGGACAAGGCAAAAAAGGGAACAGGTAAGATTACAGAGCTCTATCTGATGGAAGGCTTCATGGATGTGATTGCAGCCTACCGTGCTGGTATAGAAAATGCTGTGGCTTCTATGGGGACAGCCTTAAGTAAGGAGCATGTTGACCACCTCAAACGCTTTACCAAAAAAATTGTTCTCAGCTATGATGGCGACAAGGCAGGACAGGCAGCAACAGCCAAGGCTCTAGAGGAGTTAAAAGACTTCTCAGTTGAGGTTGTTCGAGTACCTGATGCCATGGACCCAGATGAGTATTTGCAAAAGAATTCTGCTGAAGACCTAGCTTATCTCTTAACAAAGACTCGGATCAGTCCTATAGAGTTCTATATACACCAGCTCAAGCCAGAAAATAGTGACAACTTGCAGGCACAAATCGAATTTATTGAAAAGATTGCGCCCCTAATCGCTAAAGAAAAGTCTATCACTGCCCAGAATTCTTATATCCACATTCTGGCGGATAATCTACCTTCTTTTGATTACCAGCAGGTAGAACAGATAGTAAATGAAAGTCGGATTGTTCAGAGGCAGGAAAGAGTCAAAGAGGAGCAACCTCCAGCAGCGATTAGTTTACCTGTAACGCGGCAACTGACAGCAGTCATGAGAGCAGAGGCTCATCTCCTTTATAGGATGGCTGAGAATCCAGTTGTTTTGAATGACTATCGATTAAGAGAAGATTTTTTCTTTGATACCCCAGAATTTCAGATTCTTTACGAATTATTAAGTGAGCAGGGAGAAATCGGCTCAGAGGAGCTTTCTCATCAGACGCCTGAGGTTGAAAATGCTTGGTACCACGTGCTTAGCTTGGATTTGCCAGTTGAGATGTCGCCTCAAGAGCTAGCGGAAGTCGAAGCGACTCGAAACCGTGCCCTCCTTAGCAAGGACAACTTAAGAATTAAAAAGAAAGTGCAGGAAGCTAGTCATGTAGGAGATACAGACACAGCCTTGGAAGAATTGCAACGATTGATTTCCCAAAAGAGAAGAATGGAGTAA
- a CDS encoding ABC transporter ATP-binding protein, which produces MTAIVELKNATKVITNGFDEEKIILNDVSLEIFEHDFITILGGNGAGKSTLFNTIAGTLPLTSGSIRIMGEDVTHFSPEKRAKYLSRVFQDPKMGTAPRMTVAENLLIAKFRGEKRGLLPRRLLSHREEFQATIEKVGNGLEKHLDTPIEFLSGGQRQALSLLMATLKRPELLLLDEHTAALDPKTSVALMELTDDFVSKDHLTALMITHHMEDALKYGNRLIVMKEGRIIQDLNKEEKAKMKISDYYQLFE; this is translated from the coding sequence ATGACAGCAATTGTAGAATTAAAAAATGCTACCAAAGTCATCACGAATGGCTTTGACGAGGAAAAAATCATTCTGAATGATGTTTCTCTTGAAATTTTCGAACATGATTTCATTACCATACTAGGTGGAAATGGAGCAGGGAAGTCAACGCTTTTTAACACTATTGCAGGTACCTTACCTTTAACAAGTGGAAGTATCCGTATCATGGGGGAGGATGTGACACATTTTTCACCTGAAAAGCGGGCCAAGTACTTGTCTCGTGTCTTTCAGGATCCTAAGATGGGTACGGCTCCTCGTATGACGGTAGCGGAAAATCTCTTGATTGCCAAGTTTCGTGGTGAGAAGAGAGGACTCCTTCCCAGAAGGCTATTAAGTCACCGGGAGGAGTTTCAGGCTACCATTGAAAAAGTGGGAAATGGTCTTGAAAAGCATCTAGATACTCCGATTGAGTTTCTATCAGGTGGACAACGTCAGGCCTTGAGTCTCTTGATGGCAACCTTGAAGCGACCAGAGTTGCTCTTGTTGGATGAACACACAGCAGCTCTTGACCCAAAAACAAGTGTGGCCTTGATGGAACTAACAGATGACTTTGTCAGCAAGGATCATCTGACAGCCTTGATGATTACCCACCATATGGAAGATGCACTGAAGTATGGAAACCGTCTGATTGTCATGAAGGAAGGTCGTATTATCCAAGACCTCAATAAAGAAGAAAAAGCTAAGATGAAAATTTCCGATTACTATCAACTTTTTGAGTAG
- a CDS encoding ABC transporter permease produces the protein MIVSIISQGMVWAILGLGIFMTFRILNFPDMTTEGSFPLGGAVAVTLITQGINPFLATLAAVGAGCLAGMATGLLYTKGKIPTLLSGILVMTSCHSIMLMIMGRANLGLLGTKQIQDVLPFDSDLNQLLTGLIFVALVIGLMLFFLDTKLGQAYIATGDNPDMARSFGINTGRMELMGLVLSNGIIALAGALIAQQEGYADVSRGIGVIVVGLASLIIGEVLFKSLTLAERLMTIVVGSIAYQFLVWGVIALGFNTSYLRLYSALILAACLMIPTFKSKYLKGVKFSK, from the coding sequence ATGATAGTATCCATTATTTCACAGGGGATGGTCTGGGCGATTCTAGGTTTGGGAATCTTTATGACTTTCCGAATTTTGAATTTCCCTGATATGACTACTGAAGGCTCTTTTCCTCTAGGGGGAGCAGTAGCTGTAACCTTGATAACACAGGGAATCAATCCATTTTTAGCAACCCTAGCCGCAGTAGGAGCGGGATGTCTAGCTGGTATGGCGACAGGTCTCTTATATACCAAAGGAAAAATTCCAACTCTCTTATCAGGGATTCTGGTCATGACTTCTTGCCATTCCATCATGCTCATGATTATGGGGCGTGCTAATCTGGGGCTTCTTGGAACCAAGCAAATTCAGGATGTCTTGCCTTTTGATTCAGACCTTAACCAACTCTTGACTGGATTAATCTTTGTAGCTCTTGTTATTGGCCTTATGCTCTTTTTCCTAGATACCAAACTAGGTCAGGCATACATCGCTACAGGTGACAATCCTGATATGGCTCGTAGCTTTGGTATCAATACGGGACGTATGGAACTCATGGGCTTGGTTCTCTCAAATGGGATTATAGCGCTTGCAGGAGCCTTAATTGCTCAACAAGAAGGATACGCAGATGTGTCTCGAGGAATTGGAGTAATCGTCGTAGGGCTTGCCAGCTTGATTATTGGTGAGGTTTTGTTTAAGAGTTTGACTCTGGCAGAGCGCCTCATGACCATCGTCGTTGGCTCTATCGCTTATCAGTTCCTCGTTTGGGGAGTAATTGCTCTTGGGTTTAATACAAGTTATCTTCGTTTGTACAGCGCCTTGATTTTGGCAGCTTGTCTCATGATTCCAACCTTCAAAAGCAAATACCTGAAAGGAGTCAAGTTTAGCAAATGA
- the trpX gene encoding tryptophan ABC transporter substrate-binding protein produces MKNKRLIGIVAGLAVLVVASLIYSSMNKPAAKVEQKVAKVGVLQFVSHPSLDLIYQGIQDGLAEEGYKDDQVKIDFMNSEGDQSKVATMSKQLVANGNDVVVGIATPAAQGLASATKDLPVIMAAITDPIGANLVKDLKKPGGNITGVSDHNPAEQQVELIKTLTPNVKTIGALYSSSEDNSKTQVEEFKAYAEKAGLTVETFAVPSTNEIASTVNVMTSKVDAIWVPIDNTIASAFSTVVSSNQTAKKPIYPSATAMVEAGGLASVVVDQHDLGVATGKMIAKVLKGEKPADTPVNVFSTGKSVINKKLAQELGITIPESVLKEAGQVIE; encoded by the coding sequence ATGAAAAATAAACGTTTGATTGGAATTGTCGCTGGATTAGCAGTATTGGTGGTGGCTAGTTTGATCTATTCATCTATGAACAAGCCAGCAGCTAAGGTGGAGCAAAAGGTTGCTAAGGTTGGTGTCCTTCAGTTTGTTAGCCACCCATCTTTAGACTTGATATATCAGGGGATTCAAGATGGACTAGCTGAAGAAGGTTATAAGGACGACCAAGTAAAAATAGACTTTATGAACTCTGAAGGTGATCAGAGCAAGGTTGCAACCATGAGTAAACAATTGGTAGCAAATGGAAATGACGTTGTTGTTGGGATTGCGACACCAGCTGCTCAAGGACTCGCTAGTGCTACAAAAGATCTACCTGTTATCATGGCTGCTATTACAGACCCAATCGGTGCTAACTTGGTCAAAGATTTGAAAAAACCAGGTGGCAACATCACAGGGGTGTCAGATCATAACCCAGCTGAACAACAAGTAGAGTTGATAAAAACTCTCACACCAAATGTCAAAACAATCGGAGCTCTTTACTCAAGTAGCGAAGATAACTCAAAAACACAGGTGGAAGAATTCAAGGCTTATGCTGAAAAAGCAGGTTTGACAGTCGAAACATTTGCTGTTCCTTCGACTAACGAAATTGCTTCAACAGTTAATGTCATGACAAGCAAGGTCGATGCGATTTGGGTTCCAATTGACAACACCATCGCATCAGCATTCTCAACAGTTGTTTCAAGCAACCAAACAGCTAAAAAGCCAATCTACCCAAGTGCCACTGCCATGGTAGAAGCAGGTGGATTAGCATCTGTAGTAGTTGACCAACACGATCTTGGAGTGGCTACTGGTAAAATGATTGCCAAAGTTTTGAAAGGTGAAAAACCAGCTGATACGCCAGTTAATGTCTTCTCAACTGGTAAGTCAGTGATTAACAAAAAACTAGCGCAGGAACTTGGTATCACCATTCCTGAGTCTGTTCTAAAAGAAGCAGGACAAGTGATTGAATAA